The DNA window GGACCACCTGTGGACTCCCTCCCCAGCTCCCAGCTAGATGACGTGGACGGGGCGCTTCCAGCACATGCGTCTTCTCGCCTCCGTGCCATCCTGtacgtggccgccgccgccggcggcggcggcggacggctGATGGCCGGTGCATGATGAACTGCATGCGGCTCGCTTTAGGTATCGGGGATTGCAAAGCAAGTTTTGTTTATTCCACATTTTGCAGCGTTGACGGCGACGTCGATATCCTGGGAGCTAGCAGGGGCTGAAACGATCGATCGTGTATTAATTATTACTgtcggctggtttggtgtgaaaaaaaaatattgttttggtTGAAAATTTATGATTATTTACCACAAAGCGAATAGGCTGAGATCGCCTCCCCTGTATCGTACTCGTACGTCCTATCAATTACACCGTACCGTACCCCAATTTGAATTTGAATACGTATGTGGCTGACCATTTGATTTGATCTCAATGCACGCAAAAATGACGTAAACAACAATCACTGCATCCTCCAGATGTCGTCGAAGCTCCAGAGGTTGTCCTCCGACGAGGAGCCGGACAAGATGCCGCCGTCGGAGAAGCCCAGCACCCAGCCGGTGAGGTCCTGGTCCGTGGCCTGCTGCTGGAAGTGGTGGTCGCCGGCGGTGAGATGCTGCAGCGCGGACGCCGTGGACCAGAAGTCGTAGTGGTCGTTCTGCTGCTGCGGCATCGTCGTCGTGGCGGCTCCCCAGTAGTCGTCGTCAGCTGTGGTGAACGCGGCTGGCGGCtccgcggcagcggcggcgtgcgGCCGGGTGCTGTCATCATGCGCGGATTCGGACGTGAGTGAGCTGCAGGAGGAGCTGCTGGTGACGGCCCTGCTGGGGGagcagctgctgctgttgctgttgctggtTGCGTCCATCATCATCAGCGCGgaggaggagggtggcgccgtggCCATGCCCATGATGCAGGGGGTCAACGGCGACGGcagctggtggtggtgctggGCCTGGGCGGCGGCGCGCTCGGCGAGGCGGGGCATCCAGAGGAAGCGCATGGCGTCCTTGAAGCCCTTGCTGTTGACGTCGCAGTTGAGCTGCTTGGCGTGCTTCTGCACCCGCGTCCGCCAGTAGTTCTTGATCTCGTTGTCCGTCCGACCTGGCAGGTGCGCCGCGATCTTCGACCACCTGCATGCATGCAACCGAACCAATATATATGTGTTAattattatcattattattaatgtattattatttttgtttattaACAATGATGATATATCAAATCAGAACGTGCTTAATATGCTATACAATCATCATGGCTTTTATTTTATTAATGATTATTACCTAAATAAACAACTAATTTGGAacataagaaaaaaaaaggaaaacaaaagaagAAGCGTTTTTAGATGATTATAgcatttttagtttttttaaataAACTACACCATGGGCTGTCAGCTCACTCAGTAGGCATAGACAGATGATGATAgcatttttagtttttttttaatttgaaagcGATTGTAAGCCATTTTCGAGAGCAAAGCTGTCAGCTCACTCAACAGTTGCCTTTGCTTGCCCGCTGGACACACTGTGCGCCTATGCGTCAGGCACACACACTGTACCTATGAAAAAAAATCCGATGCATACTATATCCACCGTACCTCCATGCATACATGCCATGGATAAGATAGTTACCACATGTCCAGTTTGACGGATCCAACAGCATGCGCCTGCTTGCCTCTCATGCGCTCGGTTCCGGCCTCCGTGGTTTGTGGGCTGCATGCGTCGGATGCTTGTTGGTGGACACGTGCCGCCCATCGAAGCTGTGTATGCATGGATGTTGTGTACATCCCGTATGCACCAATTTTTTTTTCCATACCTACAGGCTCGACACGTCCACGTCAACACCCACTTGGCCGAACAGAACAGAAGAGCGGCTACTAGCGTGCGTGCGTGACGTGTTGTACGACGACGCGCTGCAGCGGCGCGGCGCCACTTTGTGCTGCATGATGTGTCCACACGAGTCTCTCCGTCGCGTCAGCGTTCACTTTGCATCGTGCAGTGC is part of the Miscanthus floridulus cultivar M001 chromosome 9, ASM1932011v1, whole genome shotgun sequence genome and encodes:
- the LOC136482872 gene encoding transcription factor JAMYB-like translates to MEMVELRRGPWTVDEDLTLINYIAVHGEGRWNALARAAGLKRTGKSCRLRWLNYLRPDVKRGDFTADEQLLILDLHSRWGNRWSKIAAHLPGRTDNEIKNYWRTRVQKHAKQLNCDVNSKGFKDAMRFLWMPRLAERAAAQAQHHHQLPSPLTPCIMGMATAPPSSSALMMMDATSNSNSSSCSPSRAVTSSSSCSSLTSESAHDDSTRPHAAAAAEPPAAFTTADDDYWGAATTTMPQQQNDHYDFWSTASALQHLTAGDHHFQQQATDQDLTGWVLGFSDGGILSGSSSEDNLWSFDDIWRMQ